A window from Hemicordylus capensis ecotype Gifberg chromosome 2, rHemCap1.1.pri, whole genome shotgun sequence encodes these proteins:
- the LOC128344042 gene encoding uncharacterized protein LOC128344042, giving the protein MVLPEIVITHDDLPGKPKVSAKQGQPSAKGCNVNQVAEGSGVNNSVQELPGEPGTSEGGRVKRALKRRHLGQPHQSEGVPPVKKSKKQEHEESELAGDAVQQRPDQAQVLIFAKELMEAGERLTQLSHKITENEKSITEKQKIVTRFKQYQSCITEFLEGDVRRYNLPGMADFLKDIKNELMYPYSKTTFATQWGGGRTLNSDTQTDSDSVQSTETEAETLPETQNTVDSVVSYHSDTDDGEGGDVYLEPIRNWERLNNRYRAR; this is encoded by the exons ATGGTTTTGCCAGAGATTGTTATCACTCATGATGATCTTCCCG GTAAGCCCAaggtctctgcaaagcaggggcaGCCGTCTGCAAAGGGATGCAATG TTAACCAGGTAGCTGAGGGTTCTGGTGTTAACAATAGCGTACAGGAGCTTCCAG gGGAGCCTGGTACCTCTGAAGGAGGGAGAGTGAAAAGAGCTTTGAAAAGAAGACATCTTGGCCAAC CTCATCAGTCAGAAGGAGTTCCTCCCGTGAAGAAATCAAAAAAACAGGAACATGAGGAATCGG AACTTGCTGGTGATGCTGTGCAACAGCGGCCTGACCAAGCCCAGGTGCTCATATTTGCAAAGGAGCTAATGGAAGCTGGTGAACGTCTAACTCAGTTGAGCCACAAGAtaacagaaaatgaaaagagCATCACAGAGAAGCAGAAAATTGTCACGAGGTTCAAGCAGTACCAATCATGCATAACAGAATTTCTGGAAGGAGATGTCAGAAGATACAATCTGCCTGGCATGGCTGACTTTCTGAAAGATATTAAAAATGAACTGATGTATCCCTATAGCAAAACTACATTTGCCACACAGTGGGGAGGTGGTAGGACACTAAACTCTGATACACAAACTGATTCTGATTCTGTACAATCTacagaaacagaagcagaaacTCTCCCTGAAACACAGAACACTGTTGATTCAGTTGTGAGTTACCACTCAGACACTGATGATGGTGAAGGTGGGGATGTGTACTTAGAGCCTATCAGGAATTGGGAAAGGCTCAACAACCGCTACAGAGCCC GGTGA